From Sporosarcina sp. Te-1, the proteins below share one genomic window:
- a CDS encoding DUF3267 domain-containing protein, giving the protein MNLSEWTPFIQNDWYRKHYMKFVYLLQIILILVPSYMGKSFTPNILYLVLISIMVFLIHECLHILVVYKKGDISLTFRGIFFWLHTNAVLSKTRFWVFMTLPFLVLSVVPAILSFYTSGNSKSILLFISWINTIISAADIYNSVLIAMKPKNSVFCRGYYQVK; this is encoded by the coding sequence ATGAATTTATCAGAATGGACCCCCTTCATTCAAAATGATTGGTATCGAAAACATTATATGAAGTTTGTCTATCTACTTCAGATCATCCTTATTCTGGTGCCCTCTTACATGGGGAAGAGTTTTACTCCGAACATCCTGTATCTCGTCCTAATAAGTATCATGGTCTTCCTCATTCACGAATGCCTGCACATTTTGGTCGTCTATAAAAAAGGCGATATTAGCCTGACATTTAGGGGAATATTTTTTTGGCTGCACACAAATGCCGTTCTATCCAAGACGAGATTTTGGGTGTTTATGACCTTGCCCTTTCTTGTATTATCGGTAGTCCCTGCCATTCTGTCTTTTTACACCTCGGGAAATAGTAAATCCATTCTTTTGTTTATTAGTTGGATTAACACCATCATTTCAGCCGCAGATATTTACAATTCAGTTTTAATAGCAATGAAACCGAAGAACTCCGTTTTTTGCAGAGGTTATTATCAAGTGAAATAG
- a CDS encoding CotH kinase family protein, whose translation MRILHRNGITSKGVVQIEKLPEYRLFIHPLDMRELQRDIWSDDPVPAKLTVNGKKYEVDIVYRGSHIRDFPKKSYQISFYSPSKFRNAKVIHMNAEFKDPSLLRNKLSFDFFHDIGCLAPKARFVSLKLNGKNEGVYLELESVDENFLVNRKLPEGPIFYAVDGDANFSLMSDLDKEVKKSLLKGYEQTKGTKEDEDGLRETIININTIPREEFEETIVHYVNIDAYLRWLAGVICTQNFDGFVHNYALYQRRQTGQYEIIPWDYDATWGRDVNGEEMDSDYLRIAGFNTLTARILDCKTFRAQYKKLMENILQNQFTVEYLKPKIQTMHAQIRPYVQLDPYKKECMDHFDREPDYIYKFIEARSAYIRKELQFL comes from the coding sequence ATGAGGATACTTCATAGAAATGGGATAACGAGCAAAGGAGTGGTGCAGATCGAGAAGTTACCGGAATACCGGCTATTTATTCACCCTCTAGACATGAGGGAATTGCAAAGAGATATTTGGAGTGATGATCCTGTTCCTGCAAAACTAACGGTAAATGGGAAAAAATATGAAGTGGATATTGTGTATCGTGGTTCGCATATCCGTGATTTTCCAAAGAAGTCTTATCAAATATCCTTCTATAGCCCTTCTAAGTTTAGAAACGCAAAAGTTATCCATATGAATGCAGAATTTAAGGATCCCTCTTTATTGCGAAATAAACTATCTTTCGACTTCTTTCATGACATCGGCTGCTTGGCACCCAAAGCTCGTTTTGTTTCCTTGAAACTAAATGGAAAGAACGAAGGCGTCTATTTAGAACTGGAATCAGTGGACGAAAACTTTCTGGTCAATAGAAAATTACCGGAAGGACCAATTTTTTATGCGGTGGATGGAGATGCTAATTTTTCCTTAATGAGTGACTTGGATAAAGAAGTGAAAAAATCGCTGCTAAAAGGATACGAACAAACGAAAGGAACGAAAGAGGATGAAGATGGTTTACGAGAAACGATTATCAATATTAATACAATTCCGAGGGAGGAGTTTGAAGAGACAATTGTTCATTATGTGAATATTGATGCTTATTTACGCTGGCTTGCGGGTGTTATATGCACTCAGAATTTCGATGGTTTTGTTCATAATTATGCGCTGTATCAACGTAGACAGACCGGTCAATATGAAATCATTCCTTGGGATTACGATGCAACGTGGGGCAGGGATGTAAATGGTGAAGAGATGGATAGTGATTATTTACGTATCGCAGGTTTCAATACATTGACAGCGCGGATCCTTGATTGTAAAACTTTTCGGGCCCAATATAAGAAGTTGATGGAGAATATTTTACAGAATCAATTCACTGTAGAGTATTTAAAACCTAAAATACAAACAATGCATGCGCAAATTCGGCCGTATGTCCAATTAGACCCCTATAAAAAAGAATGTATGGATCACTTTGACCGAGAACCGGACTATATCTACAAATTTATCGAAGCTCGATCTGCCTATATCCGAAAAGAACTGCAATTTCTCTAG
- a CDS encoding helix-turn-helix domain-containing protein encodes MNEFELCPRFEKAVGLLSQRWTALILYQLMSGPQRFCTMTEKLGVNGKTLTERLKELEQQGFVIRAVYPETPVRIEYSLTEKGMALTPIMKEVEAWSKQWM; translated from the coding sequence ATGAATGAATTTGAATTATGCCCTCGATTCGAAAAAGCAGTCGGGCTGCTAAGCCAACGGTGGACGGCCTTGATTTTATACCAGCTGATGTCCGGTCCCCAACGCTTCTGTACGATGACCGAGAAACTCGGCGTAAATGGCAAAACATTGACCGAACGATTAAAAGAATTGGAACAGCAAGGGTTTGTCATCCGTGCGGTATATCCTGAAACTCCGGTACGGATCGAATATTCATTAACCGAAAAAGGGATGGCCTTGACGCCGATCATGAAGGAGGTTGAAGCGTGGTCGAAACAGTGGATGTAA
- a CDS encoding VOC family protein, which yields MNFHTSPFTYTGEVHLYVTDLERSLKFYTEVIGFNIMEQGPSRIVLTADGTTPLLIIEQPEGVKPKESRKSGLYHFALLLPTRADLGKVLLHLSKCGIPLGASDHRVSEALYLSDPDGNGIEIYCDRDPANWEWSNGLVSMTTDPLDAQSIVAEVNGPWEGLPGGTVMGHIHLHVANVEEGEAFYRALGFATVSHYPNAVFMSTGNYHHHIALNTWNGKGAPQPSKNSAGLHAFTLIYPDERTLMEAVNQIRGLNMDVEQAGSHYVTADPSGTGMILRVK from the coding sequence ATGAACTTTCATACATCCCCTTTCACCTACACGGGCGAAGTGCATTTATACGTAACGGATTTGGAACGCTCTCTCAAGTTTTATACGGAGGTCATTGGGTTCAACATCATGGAACAGGGGCCATCGCGTATTGTCCTGACGGCAGATGGAACGACACCGCTGTTGATCATTGAACAGCCTGAAGGCGTGAAGCCGAAGGAATCCCGCAAATCGGGCTTATATCATTTCGCGCTTCTGCTCCCAACGCGAGCGGATCTTGGGAAAGTACTGCTCCATTTATCCAAATGCGGCATCCCGCTTGGCGCGTCAGACCATCGAGTCAGTGAAGCCCTTTACTTGTCCGATCCGGACGGCAATGGCATAGAAATCTATTGTGACCGGGACCCTGCCAATTGGGAATGGAGTAATGGCCTCGTCTCTATGACGACAGATCCGCTTGACGCTCAAAGTATTGTGGCGGAAGTAAATGGTCCTTGGGAGGGGCTGCCTGGTGGTACAGTGATGGGGCATATTCATTTGCATGTTGCAAACGTGGAAGAGGGTGAAGCGTTCTATCGGGCGCTCGGCTTTGCGACTGTCAGTCATTATCCAAATGCAGTGTTCATGTCGACGGGCAACTATCACCACCATATCGCTCTGAACACATGGAATGGCAAGGGGGCGCCGCAGCCTTCAAAAAACAGTGCGGGTTTGCATGCCTTCACGCTCATCTATCCTGATGAACGGACTTTGATGGAAGCTGTGAATCAAATCCGGGGATTGAACATGGATGTGGAACAGGCAGGCTCTCATTACGTGACAGCCGATCCATCGGGAACCGGCATGATTCTTCGAGTGAAATAA
- a CDS encoding polyphosphate polymerase domain-containing protein, with protein sequence MAIEIFCRKEQKYLITRKQYEQLIEEIGPRMRNDKNGTDGRYTVTSLYFDNPEHSIYYETKNKLKYRQKLRLRVYDEATLSSTAFFEVKQKHNKVVNKRRLLMPLQEAYRYLGEADPNPADFKSTNGQVLKEIDYFRRFYHLEPEMVVSYDRHALHGVDNADLRMTFDFNLRCRKEDLALEHGPYGNHFIDPDLVVLEVKVEHSVPLWLARILQGLECEQRSASKFCTSTELLHDVAVPQTTKEQTTIGGMEDASDQQLVFI encoded by the coding sequence ATGGCAATCGAAATTTTCTGCCGCAAGGAACAGAAGTATTTGATTACCCGCAAGCAATATGAGCAACTCATTGAGGAGATCGGGCCTCGAATGCGAAACGATAAGAATGGAACAGACGGGCGGTATACGGTGACGAGCCTGTACTTTGACAATCCGGAGCATTCCATCTATTACGAGACGAAGAACAAGCTGAAATATCGTCAGAAACTGCGATTGCGTGTGTATGACGAGGCGACATTATCGAGTACGGCGTTCTTTGAAGTGAAGCAGAAGCACAACAAGGTTGTGAATAAGAGACGCCTGCTCATGCCCCTTCAAGAAGCGTATCGATATTTGGGCGAGGCGGATCCGAATCCGGCCGATTTTAAATCAACGAATGGTCAAGTGCTGAAGGAAATTGATTATTTCCGTCGTTTCTATCACCTAGAACCGGAAATGGTCGTCAGCTACGATCGGCATGCGCTGCATGGAGTAGACAACGCAGATCTGAGGATGACATTCGATTTTAATTTGCGTTGCCGTAAAGAAGATTTAGCTTTAGAGCATGGCCCATACGGAAACCATTTCATTGACCCGGATCTCGTCGTGCTTGAAGTGAAGGTAGAGCATAGTGTGCCACTTTGGCTCGCCCGAATTTTGCAGGGGCTCGAATGTGAGCAGCGAAGCGCTTCGAAATTTTGCACGAGCACCGAGTTGCTGCATGACGTAGCGGTTCCGCAAACAACAAAAGAACAGACAACAATAGGAGGAATGGAAGATGCATCAGATCAACAACTTGTTTTCATTTAA
- a CDS encoding DUF4956 domain-containing protein: MHQINNLFSFNGVAGDHSIWMSLVAMVLATILSLVITQVYKATFNGERYSQSFVHTIVMMSVVVSVVMNVVSDNAGVAFGLFAIFSLIRFRSAVTNAKDIAYIFFGLCVGMTAGLYQFELAIVLTFFASFVFYLLFKFDYGRGKDTQILKVTVPENLNHEDLFEDILNDMTEFHQLRQVETTNLGTMILYTFSIQSKIDTRDQVLLDAIRERNANLKVSLSYL, encoded by the coding sequence ATGCATCAGATCAACAACTTGTTTTCATTTAACGGAGTGGCGGGTGATCATTCCATCTGGATGAGTCTCGTCGCCATGGTATTAGCCACAATACTTAGCTTGGTCATCACTCAAGTATATAAGGCAACATTCAACGGAGAGCGCTATTCCCAATCGTTTGTTCATACGATTGTCATGATGAGCGTTGTCGTATCAGTCGTCATGAACGTCGTCAGTGACAATGCAGGGGTGGCCTTCGGGTTATTCGCCATTTTTTCACTCATCCGTTTCCGGAGTGCTGTCACGAATGCCAAAGACATCGCCTACATATTTTTTGGACTTTGCGTCGGCATGACTGCCGGCTTGTATCAATTCGAGTTGGCCATCGTGCTTACTTTCTTCGCAAGCTTCGTCTTTTACTTGCTGTTCAAGTTTGATTATGGAAGAGGAAAGGATACTCAAATCTTGAAAGTGACAGTTCCGGAGAACTTGAATCACGAGGATCTGTTTGAGGATATTTTGAACGACATGACAGAGTTCCATCAGCTGCGCCAAGTGGAAACAACGAATCTTGGCACAATGATCCTTTATACATTTTCTATCCAAAGCAAGATTGATACGCGTGACCAAGTGTTGCTCGATGCGATCCGCGAGCGGAACGCCAATTTAAAAGTATCGTTATCGTATCTTTGA
- a CDS encoding sigma-70 family RNA polymerase sigma factor, with protein sequence MKSTNDNFIRRLKKGKEDALEYVIDQYLPLVKGVAYKVLGPVGNQGMIDECVNDIFLSVWHNAKKFEGDGVDFRKWICAVAKFRAIDYYRKATNQKEFSSEQMEMNAERSVEEQLMAKEDEKDLIRLINQLEPIDRQIFIMKFFLGYKTDAISEKLGLSRTAIDNRVYRGKKKLSEKAMKLNPGGNAL encoded by the coding sequence ATGAAATCTACGAATGACAATTTTATTAGGCGGCTGAAAAAAGGGAAAGAGGATGCGTTGGAATACGTCATCGATCAGTATTTGCCCTTAGTGAAAGGCGTTGCATATAAGGTGCTTGGCCCTGTGGGGAATCAGGGCATGATCGATGAGTGCGTCAATGATATTTTCCTTTCTGTCTGGCATAACGCAAAAAAGTTCGAAGGGGATGGGGTTGATTTCCGGAAATGGATTTGTGCGGTCGCGAAGTTCAGGGCGATCGACTATTACCGAAAAGCAACGAACCAAAAGGAATTTTCATCGGAACAGATGGAGATGAACGCAGAGCGGTCCGTCGAGGAACAGTTGATGGCTAAGGAAGATGAGAAGGATTTGATTCGGTTGATCAACCAGCTGGAGCCCATCGACCGGCAGATCTTCATCATGAAGTTCTTTTTAGGATACAAGACGGATGCGATTTCCGAAAAGCTCGGGTTAAGCAGGACCGCCATCGATAACCGGGTATACCGCGGCAAAAAGAAGCTTTCGGAAAAAGCGATGAAATTGAATCCAGGAGGTAATGCACTGTGA
- a CDS encoding DUF4179 domain-containing protein — MKDKSIYELINELDLDDTEFEEVDVTEFDKAKVKKEVNRLIGKRKRRSWKMKAAAAVAVCGLSVTTLGLAFPAYAGNIPVIGDIFRFLDNGKTGLYDDYQAYSSAVNMTRESNGVKITINDAIYDGKTVSLTYTIESEKDLGNDPWINDFLDIKGSEGMAGSNHLAKVGDRQYVGLITGSNLGPKELETVKVKWKVDGITTEQSDEKIKGHWNFALTLEASDNNVQVVKQSVQQDGVEVEVEKITVTPMSFIVYYDQLVSKEVSEKWHGIDAEIEIKDDLGNVYPGDGNGGSGDGEGNMSWSKTFKKLDPRATKLYITPTVSLWEYTPENHGGVEITENGEKAISIPTKEGKGREEFTLEEIVVELNK, encoded by the coding sequence GTGAAGGACAAATCGATTTATGAGTTGATAAATGAACTAGATTTGGATGATACCGAATTTGAAGAGGTGGACGTGACGGAATTCGACAAGGCGAAAGTGAAAAAAGAGGTGAATCGATTGATTGGGAAAAGGAAAAGAAGAAGCTGGAAGATGAAAGCAGCGGCAGCGGTTGCGGTATGCGGGCTTTCCGTAACGACACTTGGCTTGGCGTTTCCGGCATATGCAGGGAATATTCCGGTCATCGGCGATATTTTCAGATTTTTAGATAATGGGAAAACCGGATTATACGATGACTATCAGGCCTATTCAAGTGCAGTCAACATGACGAGGGAAAGCAATGGCGTAAAGATTACAATAAATGATGCGATTTACGATGGGAAAACAGTCTCGTTAACATACACGATTGAATCGGAGAAAGATTTAGGGAACGATCCGTGGATTAATGACTTTCTGGATATAAAGGGATCCGAAGGGATGGCGGGTTCCAATCACCTGGCGAAAGTGGGAGATCGCCAGTATGTCGGATTAATAACGGGCAGCAACTTGGGACCGAAGGAACTTGAGACGGTCAAAGTGAAATGGAAAGTGGACGGAATTACGACGGAACAGTCGGATGAGAAAATAAAGGGGCATTGGAATTTTGCACTCACCCTTGAGGCATCAGACAACAATGTGCAGGTCGTCAAGCAAAGCGTACAACAGGATGGTGTCGAGGTGGAAGTTGAGAAGATCACTGTGACGCCAATGTCCTTCATCGTCTATTATGATCAGTTGGTGTCGAAAGAAGTAAGTGAAAAATGGCACGGCATTGATGCTGAAATTGAAATCAAGGATGATCTGGGCAATGTGTATCCGGGCGATGGTAATGGGGGCTCAGGGGATGGTGAAGGTAACATGAGCTGGAGTAAAACATTCAAGAAATTGGACCCGCGAGCGACCAAGTTGTATATCACACCAACTGTAAGCTTATGGGAATACACACCGGAAAATCATGGGGGCGTAGAGATTACGGAAAACGGAGAAAAGGCAATCAGCATTCCGACAAAGGAAGGAAAAGGGCGAGAAGAGTTCACACTCGAGGAGATTGTCGTGGAATTAAACAAGTAA
- a CDS encoding AI-2E family transporter translates to MTKKLWFQVGVGTLLAILIIKYFMEISFIFAPIVIIIKAIILPLLLGGVLYYMTEPIQRKLEERKIPRWGSITIIMVGLGLLLWTFISIIGPIITNQVNNLVDNAPTLTKDFNEVKNKLWSQKEELPEQFQTSLDSAANSMQTIAVKFGKWIVQFLQSFFQAVFLLVLVPFFFIFMLKDHEKFAPRIYGLFSGERQQWVKKTLSDINNVLSSYIQGQFLISAILATIILIGYWIIGLEYALLLAIFALFMNLIPFIGPWIAVTPALIIGYLEDPKMVIWVGLVTLIAQQTDSHLITPNVMGKTLDIHPLTVITVILAAGNLAGFLGIIVAIPVYAILKVIVLNVYERRKEIRRAATKNV, encoded by the coding sequence TTGACAAAAAAATTATGGTTCCAAGTAGGCGTCGGCACGTTGCTCGCCATACTGATCATCAAATACTTCATGGAAATCAGCTTTATTTTCGCTCCGATCGTCATCATTATCAAGGCGATCATCCTGCCCCTGCTGCTCGGCGGCGTGCTGTATTATATGACAGAACCGATTCAGCGCAAGCTCGAAGAACGAAAAATCCCACGCTGGGGGAGTATCACCATCATCATGGTTGGACTGGGGTTGCTCTTGTGGACCTTTATCTCGATTATTGGTCCGATTATAACGAATCAAGTGAACAACCTCGTCGACAATGCCCCAACTCTCACAAAAGATTTCAATGAAGTGAAGAATAAGTTGTGGAGCCAGAAAGAGGAATTGCCCGAGCAATTCCAAACGTCTTTGGATAGTGCGGCAAATTCTATGCAGACGATTGCTGTAAAGTTCGGTAAATGGATTGTGCAGTTTCTGCAATCATTTTTCCAAGCGGTCTTCTTGTTAGTGCTCGTACCATTCTTCTTCATTTTTATGCTGAAGGATCACGAGAAATTTGCACCGCGTATTTATGGACTCTTTTCAGGTGAACGCCAACAGTGGGTCAAAAAAACGCTTAGCGACATTAACAACGTATTAAGTTCATACATTCAAGGCCAGTTTCTGATCAGTGCCATCCTAGCAACAATCATTTTGATCGGCTATTGGATCATTGGCCTCGAATATGCTTTACTTCTTGCCATCTTTGCCTTGTTTATGAACCTGATCCCTTTTATTGGACCATGGATTGCGGTCACTCCAGCTTTGATTATCGGCTATTTGGAGGACCCTAAAATGGTTATTTGGGTAGGACTCGTTACGCTTATCGCCCAGCAGACCGACAGCCACCTTATCACACCGAATGTCATGGGGAAAACGCTCGACATTCATCCGCTAACCGTTATCACTGTCATTCTTGCGGCAGGAAATCTTGCCGGTTTCCTCGGCATTATCGTTGCGATTCCGGTCTATGCAATTTTAAAAGTGATTGTGTTGAATGTATATGAGAGACGGAAGGAAATTAGGCGGGCAGCTACGAAGAATGTGTAG
- a CDS encoding dihydrofolate reductase family protein: protein MGNKRKLVLFIASTLDGYIATKDESLEWLFTVEGEGDNGFSEFYDTVDTVLMGKRTYDWIMKQEVKEFPYKNKECYVFTRSMTDDTEDVKFVNGDISNFVNQLKNRDGKNIWIVGGGELLQPFLQENLVDELIITLAPTILGNGIPLFKEGDYQANLFLKKMRNFNQFVELHYEVKK from the coding sequence ATGGGCAACAAACGAAAATTAGTGTTATTTATTGCTTCCACTTTAGACGGCTATATTGCTACAAAAGATGAATCTCTTGAGTGGCTTTTTACTGTCGAAGGGGAAGGCGATAATGGCTTTTCGGAGTTTTATGACACGGTAGATACTGTTTTAATGGGGAAACGGACATACGACTGGATAATGAAGCAAGAAGTAAAGGAGTTCCCGTATAAAAACAAAGAATGTTATGTGTTTACCAGATCTATGACTGACGACACCGAAGACGTAAAGTTTGTAAACGGAGATATTTCTAATTTTGTAAACCAACTCAAAAACCGAGATGGGAAAAACATTTGGATTGTTGGTGGAGGAGAATTATTACAGCCTTTCCTACAAGAAAATTTAGTTGATGAACTCATTATCACCCTTGCCCCAACTATACTTGGTAATGGAATTCCGTTATTTAAAGAGGGCGATTATCAAGCAAACCTCTTTTTGAAAAAAATGCGGAACTTCAATCAATTTGTTGAACTACATTATGAAGTTAAAAAATAA
- a CDS encoding DUF4184 family protein: MPLTFAHPAVVLPFSRRSKYVNFLALVLGSMSPDFEYFLRGRPYGEVGHTFWGFIAFNLPIVLIVYMIYKACIHESLFSHLPSVLQDTYSQKNSSARSLQVFVFLYSALFGMLTHVVWDSFTHASGFMVRHFSVLTYKVSIFNFPIPVFKFLQHGGTIAGILAIIGYMYFRTAENGRKGDKRIEPKQKLAYWGQIALLTILLFGLWNFIDNVSIASYGVIVVRLIDSALISLLMVSIYFHRISE; this comes from the coding sequence ATGCCGTTGACCTTCGCTCATCCTGCAGTGGTTTTACCTTTCTCGAGAAGGAGTAAATACGTAAATTTTTTAGCATTGGTATTAGGCAGTATGTCGCCGGATTTTGAGTATTTTTTGCGTGGCAGGCCGTATGGTGAGGTGGGTCATACATTTTGGGGGTTTATAGCTTTTAATCTTCCTATTGTTCTAATCGTTTATATGATTTACAAGGCATGTATACATGAATCATTATTTAGCCACTTACCATCTGTTTTGCAAGACACCTATTCTCAAAAAAACAGTTCAGCTCGTTCCTTACAGGTTTTCGTATTCTTGTATTCTGCCTTGTTTGGAATGCTGACTCATGTAGTATGGGATTCCTTCACGCATGCAAGCGGCTTTATGGTGAGGCACTTTTCAGTACTTACGTATAAGGTTTCTATTTTTAATTTTCCTATTCCAGTTTTTAAATTTCTTCAGCATGGGGGCACGATAGCTGGCATCCTAGCGATTATCGGTTATATGTACTTTCGGACAGCGGAAAATGGGAGGAAAGGTGACAAGAGAATAGAGCCGAAACAAAAATTGGCGTATTGGGGTCAAATCGCATTATTAACAATACTTTTGTTTGGTTTATGGAATTTCATCGATAACGTGTCGATTGCGTCCTATGGCGTTATTGTTGTACGACTGATTGATTCGGCTTTGATAAGTTTGTTAATGGTTTCAATATATTTTCACCGAATATCTGAGTGA